CAAAGGAGATTGGCAAGCTACGAAAGCTTCGACATCTTTTGGGAGACAGAATGTCTTTGATCCAACTAAAAAATTGTATCGGATGCATTACATCATTGCAAACGCTTCATAATGTTAGTTTAGATGGAGATGGAGCTGGAGTATTGGAACTAATTACAGAGTTGGGAAAGTTGAAGGAGTTAAGGGAGCTAGGCTTGGTTGGTGTTGTGAGAGAACATGGAAGCTATCTATCATCCTCAATCAATGAAATGAAGTGCTTGGAGAAACTAGATAttgaatcaaaatcaaaagaaaaagtcATTGATTTGCATTTGATTTCATCTCCACCACCTACGCTTCGAAATCTTACACTAAATGGAAAGTTAGAGAATTTTCCAGAATGGATTCCTGAACTTCAAAATCTCGTTGAGCTGAGGTTGGTACGCTCTCAATTAACTGATGATCCAATGAAATCGCTAAAGAATATGAAAAACTTATTGTCCCTCTTTATTAGTGATTGTGCTTATGAAGGTGAAAGTTTACATTTTCAAGATGAAGAGTTCCATAAACTTAAGGAACTATGCATTGCAAATTGGGATAACTTGAGCTCAATTGTTATCGAAAAAGGAGCATTGTGTTCTCTGAAAATGCTTACGTTATACTATATCCCTCAGCTCAAAACAGTGCCCATTGGCATCCAACATCTAGAGAAGCTTGAAGTTCTAAGAAATTGGTATATGCCAACTGAATTTGTGGAGAGTGTTTCTTCTGATGGAGGAAAAGAGCATTGGATCATCGAGCATGTGCCCCTGGTTGAATTCCGTACCCTTGATGGCACATTTATTCGACACTCCAAGACTTAGAAATCCAACTTTTTGGGAAAAAaggtatttttttcttcatagttgtaaaattatttattgtttggTTATCAAAACACTAtagtaattatttatatttgtgattgataaaatcaaatgtttgaatattttatattacataatgtcacttaccaaaaaaaaaacataatgtcAAGTTTTTTAATTGAACAATGCCATCCATtagtttcaaaatttgaatgttTTCTTTTGAAACTAAGTGAACCCTATGTTTGAATATTTCAGATCATGAAGCCAATGGAAGACATAATCATAATGTGTTTGGAATTCGGATGCTGAAATGGAGGAGCGTCTCACCGCAAGCCTTTGATTTCCTCACCACCACCTTACACCACAACTATTACGGTTGTTGTTTTGTTGCTCTCTATTCCTAGTTTTCATGTTTCTGTCCCTTTTGTAACAACCTAGTCATTTGATTGTAAGATATTTTATATGAAATCCTGAATTTGAATCTGGACCACCACATTTCCTCCTTCCTGTGTGTCTATATGTGAGTTATGTGTTGGCCACTAGGCCAGtagcaaaaaaaagtttccatgtTTCTccatttatgttttattttggtgttaATTTTAGTGAGTACTTTGTTCTATTTGGTTGACTAAATTGTAAAACTATGTTTATTTATGTTCAAACTTAGTTATTACTCTATTGACCATCGACTGTATGTTTATTTCATTCGACTTAATCTATTAACATCTTCAAATACTGTATGTTCTATGTTGTATTCCTGTCTATTTTGTATGGAATGTCATTAACATTTTTAGATTAGATATATGACTTGGCATGTATGGTTTTCCTGAAGTTTGTCAATTATATAATGTACATGTCTGCGAATTGATTATTCTAATTTTTCTGTTGTACTTTTTCTATTTGATGATGTCAAAGGGGAGAAGTAATTGATATTAGTAAGGTTATTTGTGTGAAAGAAAAACGAGCACACAAGCAGAAGCAGTTTTGAATGAACATATCCGTTAAGTAATTGATATTAGTAAGATTATGAATTGATTCATGAAGGACTGTGAATTGATTTATAACATTGCTCTGTGTAGTAAACAAACTTCTTTAAATATACAACAATGATACCAAGACTGTTTCTGCCAATTCTCATGACAACACTATGCTGGGGAGTAAGATTGATACAAGAGACTAAAAACCTTTTTTGCAAAAGCATTGAGATCAAAACATACCTGTAAGACGATTAAACCTGATCCCGGTTCAAGATGAATTCCTCAACACTCATTGAACGTAAAGCTCTAGGCAGATGCCCAGGCATATACCCATCCGTTGTACGATTACTAAATAGTCTATTCTGCATATTTCTAAACGAAGGACTATTAACAAGATCAGATAATCCATCACGGTGTAATGGATCTTCATGAAAATTAGAAAGAAACTCGACAACATTATCACTTAGTTCCTCAGTCTCATCATGTAGCAAGTCAATGAGAATTGGAATTGCACCAGCATCAGCAAGGGCCATTCTACCGCTTTCACTATAGCTCAGCTGAGAAAATACCCCAGAAACATTTAGCTTTGCTTCCTCACTCCCATGGAGCAGAAGCTCGACAAGGATAGTGACACCTGAATCATGAATCACAGAAATTGTGTTGCTGTTTGCAGACAGATCCCAAATCACATCAGCAGCTGTTGTTTTagcttcatcatcatcttctctAAGAATTCTAACCAAGTGACCAACAATTTCAACCGCATTCGCCTCTTCAAGAGCCAATATACAAAACATATTCTTAGCTATCTCCTTACCAGAAACATCGGGTCCTTTAAGAAGCTCGGCATAAAGAGGTATAGCCCCGGCTTGAGCAACTAGTTTAATGTAATCAAGACGAGCTACCACACCAAGACTATTACCGGCAACAAGTTTCATAGTTTTATCTCCTATGCGAAACAACTCCACAAGCACGGGTATGACTCCCAATTCAACAAGTGTACGCCTAGTTTGTTTCGTAACTCCAATCAATCCAATTGATTGACATGCCCTTTCCCTGGAAATCATGCTGCCAACACTAGCAGCTTCCACAAGAAAACCAAGAGCTCCTATTCTAGTAAGTTCCTTCCTAACTTCCCTCAGAAGCGTCAATGCACTcaaaatctctaacaaatacaATCTAACATCATTGCCACCAGTAATCAACAAAgtgattataattaataaacCCTCATTAGCTCCAACAACTGCCCTACTTGTACTACAAAAACTAACAACAACCATTAAACATTTTGTCAGAGATTTCTGCATCATTCCCTCGGAACAAAGCAACAACCTTATCATAGTAAGTGGAACACCATGTCGACCCATTTCAATAGCCAAACTACCATCACCTCTACAAGCAATGCACTTCAAGCAATAAGCAGCAGCCTCTTGAAGTGAATCCGGAACCGAATCCCTTCCAATGTCCTTATAACCAAGAATCTCATTGAGAATTGGTATGAAGCTAGATAATACATGTTCAGGGGCTTGTTTAGAGTATTTAGCTAGATTAACCATAGCTTTAATTTTCATAGATTTGGTTCCTAATGCTAAAACATTCTCACACTTTCTTAATGCAATTTCCCAATTAGGGTTCCCAATTTCACTACTTTCACAATCTTCCATTATTTTCTTTCGATCTCTTGAATGACTAATTCAGAAAATTCAAACCTAATTCAATACAATGTGaaataattgaaaacaaaaatcattattgaaaatattctacaacaaatcaacaataacaaaaacaaaatcaaaaacaaGTCCCAAAATAATGTATAGAAATTAGAAAATAGTAAGAGTAAATAAAACCCATTTGGAAAAAGTGAATGAATTTGAAGAAAA
This portion of the Trifolium pratense cultivar HEN17-A07 linkage group LG3, ARS_RC_1.1, whole genome shotgun sequence genome encodes:
- the LOC123912979 gene encoding uncharacterized protein LOC123912979, which gives rise to MEDCESSEIGNPNWEIALRKCENVLALGTKSMKIKAMVNLAKYSKQAPEHVLSSFIPILNEILGYKDIGRDSVPDSLQEAAAYCLKCIACRGDGSLAIEMGRHGVPLTMIRLLLCSEGMMQKSLTKCLMVVVSFCSTSRAVVGANEGLLIIITLLITGGNDVRLYLLEILSALTLLREVRKELTRIGALGFLVEAASVGSMISRERACQSIGLIGVTKQTRRTLVELGVIPVLVELFRIGDKTMKLVAGNSLGVVARLDYIKLVAQAGAIPLYAELLKGPDVSGKEIAKNMFCILALEEANAVEIVGHLVRILREDDDEAKTTAADVIWDLSANSNTISVIHDSGVTILVELLLHGSEEAKLNVSGVFSQLSYSESGRMALADAGAIPILIDLLHDETEELSDNVVEFLSNFHEDPLHRDGLSDLVNSPSFRNMQNRLFSNRTTDGYMPGHLPRALRSMSVEEFILNRDQV